The segment GTCAAATATAACCAAACATTAATATTGTCGAATACTCAGGCGTATTCGTCAATTAATCTGTTTAATCTGCCCATAAACGGATCCTGATAACCTTGATCAGGATTCCCTGGCATGTTTAATCCCTTTATGTGGCACAAACAGCCCACAACCCAATAGACGCCCCTCTCCGATACCCGCTTCCTGTAGTCTAATAGCTTCCATCGGCCCCAGATCTGCGACCATTAGACTGCGTGTCATGATGTCGCCATCAGGTGTCTTAAATGTCTGGGCTTTGCCGCTAAGTAATTTTCGTGGAGGTATGCTGAGTTTACTTAGCTCTGCGACGGCATTCTGTAAAAATTCTTCTTCATTCACGTCGGGACGAGTAATAATGTAACGGGAAAACTGGACTTCGTATAGACTGAGCAATTTTACAGAAGACTTGCCTACTTTCAATGTCTTACCATCCACATCTAATGTTTTACCTTCCAGTTCCAGTGCCTCCTCAACCAGTAAACCGGGTATGCGCAGAATCAGCTTTGTCCGTTTGCTGAGATGGATAAGGGAATCTGCTTCTTCAGGTCTGTTCCAACCGTTCATGGATTCGCCACCATGTATCTGATGTATGCCGGCATGTGGTTCATCAGCAAGCCAGGGCAATATTTCCCGGATAGCCAGACTCAATCCCCAGACATTGTCATTGGCCAGGCATTTACAATCGAGCTTGAAACTCAGATCGACGACATTGTCAGGAATCTTGAGTTTGTTGTCTTTATCGGCG is part of the bacterium BMS3Abin11 genome and harbors:
- the cas6 gene encoding CRISPR-associated endonuclease Cas6, producing MYWTENADKDNKLKIPDNVVDLSFKLDCKCLANDNVWGLSLAIREILPWLADEPHAGIHQIHGGESMNGWNRPEEADSLIHLSKRTKLILRIPGLLVEEALELEGKTLDVDGKTLKVGKSSVKLLSLYEVQFSRYIITRPDVNEEEFLQNAVAELSKLSIPPRKLLSGKAQTFKTPDGDIMTRSLMVADLGPMEAIRLQEAGIGEGRLLGCGLFVPHKGIKHARES